A segment of the Helicobacter sp. 'house sparrow 1' genome:
TTTCTACTTTAGTATTTGCAACAGCTGTAGATCTTAGTCAAACAGATATGCTTGAAAGGACAATCAATTTTGTAATTTTTATTGCTATTTTGTGGTATTTTTTTGCAGCTAAAGCAAAAGATTTTTTTGCTTCAAGAAGAGAAAAAATTGCAGAGCGTCTCTCTGAAGTTCAGGAAAGATTAAAGGTAGCAAAGAATGATAAAGAGCACGCATTAAGAAAGTTGGAAGAAGCCAGAGAAAAGGCAAATGAGATTCTTGAAGTAGCCAAAAAAGAGGCTTATGTGATTGCTCAAAAGATTGAAGAACAATCTAGTATTGATATTGAGACGATGAGAAAAAACACAGAGGTGTTGATGGAATTTGAGCAGAGGAAGATGCAAAAAGAAGTGGTAGAGGAAGTTTTACACGAAGTATTCTCTCAAAATCAACTCAATACTGCTGAATACATTAATATCCTTGAAAGAAAGGTAGTGTGATGTTAAATACGATAGCAAAGAGATACGCAAAGGCTGTGCTAGGTGTTTTGGATTCTAAGGAGTTAGAAACTTTGTTACAAAAACTTGAAATTATCCTATTTGCTCTAAAGGAAGCAAAGTTTCTTGATATGATGGAATCCCCTTATATTGATTTTAAGACTAAACAAAAGATTTTATTTGATATTGCCAAAGTAGATGAGGAAAAAATCCAAAATTTACTAAGTCTGATTTTAGAAAATAAGCGTATAAGAGTTTTACCCTATCTTTATGAAGAACTACAATACTTCCTAAATGAGAAAAATAAGACTTATCAGGGTGTTATTTATGCTAAGGAGATGTTAGATTCAGAGTCTGTGGCTAAAATTCAAAATAAGCTTGCAAAGCATCTTAATGTTACACTGGAGTTGAGTTGTCAAGAACTTCAAAGAGATGAAATCTCTCTAGTGGTTCAAGGATTGGGTGTGGAGATATCTTTTTCTAATCAGAGATTTTTAGAAGGCTTAAAGTCTCATATTTTAAAGGCAATTTAAATTCGTTATATAAAGGAGAGAGAAGTGGTAAAGTTAAAACCAGAAGAGATTAGTAATATAATTAAAGAAAGAATTGAAAATTTTGATATTGAGGTAGATATTGCACAAACGGGCAAGGTTATAGCTTATGCAGATGGTGTTGCAAAGGTTTATGGCATTAAAGATGTTATGTCCTATGAGATGGTAGAGTTTGAAACAGGTGACAAGGGATTGGCATCAAACCTAGAAGAAGGTAGTGTTGGTGTTATCGTTTTGGGATCTGGAAAAGATATTAAAGAGGGAGTTTCGGTTAAAAGACTTGGTAAGCTAATGAAGGTCCCTGTTGGAGATGGTGTAGTTGGTCGTGTAATTAATGTTTTAGGAGAGCCAATTGATGGAAAGGGTGCAATTGATGCAAAGGAATATCGCTTTGTAGAGCAGAAGGCTCCAGGGATTATGGAGAGAAAGTCTGTCCACGAACCTTTACAAACAGGATTAAAAGCTGTGGATGCTCTTGTTCCTATTGGAAGAGGACAAAGGGAATTAATCATTGGTGATAGACAAACAGGTAAAACTACAGTAGCAGTGGATACAATTATTAATCAAAAAGGTCAAGATGTTATTTGTATTTATGTTGCAATTGGTCAAAAAGAATCTACAGTAGCTCAAGTTGTTAGAAAGCTTGAAGAGCACGGGGCAATGGAATATACTGTTGTAGTTAATGCATCAGCTTCAGATTCTGCTGCGATGCAATTTTTAGCACCTTATACAGGGGTAACTATTGGGGAGTATTTTAGAGATAATGCAAGACATGCTTTAATTGTATATGATGATTTAACTAAGCATGCTGTGGCATATCGTGAAATGTCCTTAATCTTAAGAAGACCACCAGGTCGTGAAGCATTCCCAGGAGATGTATTTTATTTACACTCAAGACTTTTAGAAAGAGCTGCAAAAGTTAGTGATGCAAAAGGAGCAGGATCTCTTACAGCACTACCTATTATTGAGACACAAGCAGGAGATGTGTCTGCCTATATTCCTACAAATGTAATTTCTATTACAGATGGACAAATCTTTTTGGAGACGGATTTATTTTTCTCAGGTATTAGACCCGCTATCAATGTAGGTCTTTCTGTATCGCGTGTTGGTGGTGCAGCACAGATTAAAGCAACAAAGCAGGTAGCAGGTACTTTAAGGCTTGATTTGGCTCAATATAGAGAGTTGCAAGCCTTTGCACAGTTTGCATCAGATCTTGATGAAACAAGTAGAAAACAGCTTGATCGTGGGCAAAGAATGGTTGAAATATTAAAGCAAGAACCTTACTCTCCATTGCCAATTGAAAAACAAGTTGTAATTATTTATGCTGGTTCAAAAGGATTTTTAGATGATATCGCAGTGGATAAGGTTGTAGCCTTTGAAAAAGGACTTTATAGTTTTATAGAATCCAAAAAACCAGAGATTTTTGAGAATATTCGCAATAAAAAGGCACTGGATTCTGAAATTGAGTCTTCCTTGCAGGCTGTGATTGAAGAATTTAAAGTGAGTTTTGGTAATTAAAAATGGGAAATAATTTAAAAGAAATCCGTAAAAAGATTACGAGTGTTCAGAATACACAAAAGACAACTCGGGCAATGAAACTAGTTTCAACTTCAAAGCTCAAGAAAGCCGAAGAAATGGCAAGACAATCTAGGCTGTATGCACAAAAGCTTAATGAAGTTTTTGATGATTTAGTTTCTAAGATTCATTCAAGAGGACTAGATAGTATCAATTCAAAGTATTTTTTAAAGTCAAAAGACAGAAAAGTAAAGGTAATTGATATTATCGTAGTTACATCAGATAAAGGACTTTGTGGTGGATTTAACGCAGTAACCATTAAAGAGGCAATGCGACTTAAGGCACACTACCAGTCTCAAGGAATTGAAGTTAGGATTCGAGGCATTGGCAAGAAAGGGATTGCATATTTTACTTTTAATAATGTTGAAGTTTTGGATAAGGTAGTGGGACTTTCTGCATCTCCAAGTTATGAAGCGGCTTCACAATTTATTTTTAATGTTGTGGAAGATTTTTTAGAAGATAGAACGGATGAGATTATTATTTTGCATAATGGATTTAAAAATATGCTTTCTCAAGAATTAAAGTCTCGTGCTGTTTTACCTTTAAATCTTGATGTCTATAAAAAAGAAGTAGAAAATGTAAATCTATCAATTGAGCCAGATGATGAGGAGGATAAAGTTTTAGAAGATTTAGCAAAGAAATATTTTGAGTTCAATATGTATTATGCATTGATTGATTCATTGGCTGCTGAACATAGCGCTAGAATGCAGGCAATGGATGCTGCGACAAATAATGCTGGAGAACTTGTAAAGAATTTGACTATTTCTTATAATAAGGCAAGGCAAGAGGCGATTACTACAGAGCTTGTAGAAATTAATGCTGGTGTAGAGGCGATGAAATAAAAATACAGGAGTAAAAATATGAAAGGAAAAATTACACAAGTTATAGGTCCAGTTATTGATGTGGATTTTGATGGTTATTTACCAGCAATTAATGAAGCATTAGATGTTAAGTATAGCGTAGAGGGTGAAGAAAAAAATCTCGTTTTAGAAGTTGCAGCCCATTTGGGTGATAATCGTGTGAGAACGATTGCAATGGATATGACAGAAGGCCTCACGCGTGGGCAAGAAGTTGTAGCTAGAGGCAAGATGATTGAAGTACCTGTTGGAGAGCAAGTGCTTGGTAGAATTTTCAATGTAGTTGGAGAAGTGGTTGATGGTGGAGAGCCTCTTAAAGATGTTCAAACTTGGCCAATTCATAGAGAAGCTCCAAATTTTGAGAGTCAATCCACAAAAACGGAAATGTTTGAGACAGGGATTAAGGTGATAGATCTTCTTGCTCCATATTCAAAAGGTGGTAAGGTTGGTTTATTTGGGGGAGCAGGTGTTGGAAAAACAGTTGTGATTATGGAATTAATCCATAATGTTGCCTATAAGCACAGTGGCTATTCTGTATTTGCTGGAGTAGGCGAGAGAACAAGAGAGGGAAATGATTTATATCATGAAATGAAAGAAGGAGGAGTTTTAGATAAAGTTGCTCTATGCTATGGTCAAATGAATGAGCCACCGGGGGCAAGAAATAGAATCGCTTTTACAGGTCTTACAATGGCGGAGTATTTTAGAGATGAAAAGGGACTTGATGTTTTGATGTTTATTGATAATATTTTTAGATATGCTCAATCTGGTGCTGAAATGTCTGCACTTTTAGGAAGAATACCATCAGCAGTAGGTTACCAACCTACTCTTGCGAGTGAGATGGGAAGACTGCAAGAGAGAATCACTTCGACAAAGAAAGGTTCTATCACTTCTGTTCAAGCTGTTTATGTTCCCGCAGATGATCTTACAGACCCAGCTCCTGCTTCTGTTTTCTCGCATCTTGATGCAAAGACTGTTTTAAATAGAAAGATTGCAGAAAAGGGAATTTATCCTGCAGTGGATCCTTTAGATTCTAATTCAAGAATCTTGGATCCTCAAATTGTTGGTGAAGAGCATTATAAAGTTGCAACAAGTATTCAACAAATTTTGCAAAAATACAAAGATTTGCAAGATATCATTGCAATTTTGGGTATGGATGAATTATCAGAAGAAGATAAGAAAGTTGTTGAGAGAGCAAGAAAAATTGAGAAATTTCTTTCACAACCATTTTTTGTTGCAGAAGTATTTACAGGGAGTCCTGGAAAATATGTTACTCTTGAAGAAACTCTTGAGGGCTTTAAGGGTATTTTAGAAGGAAAATATGATCATATCCCTGAAAATGCATTTTATATGGTTGGAAATATTCAAGAGGCTGTTGAGAAAGCAGAAAAAATGAAAAGCGCCTAAGGAAAATAAATGGATACTTTGATGGTGAGTATTATTACTCCTTATGGGAAAATTTTTGATGGTATGGTGACTTCTATGACACTTCCAGGTTTTGATGGAGAGTTTGGTGTTGTAGAGGGTCATAGTGATTTACTCTCTTTGTTAAAGACAGGAACAATAGAAATTGTTAGGGGGGATCAAAGAGATTTAGTGGCAATTAACTGGGGTTATGCAAAGATTCAATCAAATCAAGTTGATGTCTTGGTGGATAATGCTGTTTTAATAAGTGAAAATAAAGGCGATATTAACTTAGCAATTCAAAATGCAAAAAAACTCCTAGAAGAGTCAAGCAATGATAAAATTGCAATCTCAAGCGTTGTTTCTAGGATTGATAAATATAGCTCAGTTAAAGGAATGTGATGTTAAGTTTAGAGGGTTTTATTCATAATAGCAGCCTTATTTCGCTTTTGGTTTTATTGTGGCTTTCAATTTACTTTATAGTAACTTTTTGGATATTTTTCTATAAGTTTTTTTTACTTAAAACAGCATTTAATAAAGAAAAAGATTCTTTGGATGCAATTTTGACAGGTAAAGCAATGACACCAAGCGATTCTCTTTTTCAAAAAATTACTAAAAAACCATCAAAAGAACTTTTGTTGGTTTGGAGATCTCAGGTTCAAAAGAGAATTTCAACAGGGTTGGTGGTATTGAGTATTATTTCTTCTACTGCACCTTTTATTGGTTTATTTGGAACTGTTGTTGAAATTTTAGATGCATTTGGGAGACTTGGAAGTGGTGGTCAGGTTGCATTTGATGTGATTGCCCCTGTGATTTCTCAGGCACTTATTGCTACTGCAGCCGGGATTTTGGTTGCAATTCCTGCATATTCTTTCTTTTTGATGCTAAAAAGAAAGGCTTATGATATTAGTGTGTTTGTTCAAATGCAAATTGATATTCTCTCGACAGAAAAAAGGACAGCAATAGATAAGGGAGTAAATATTGGACAATAATTTAATAGATTGGGAAGAAAAACCAGAATTAAATATCACTCCTTTGGTTGATATAATGCTGGTTTTATTGGCTATCTTAATGGTAACTACACCGGCAGTTGTTTATAAAGAGGACATCAGTTTACCTAAGGGTTCAAAAGCTTCAAAGGTATCTCAGGATGATAAACTAGAGATTCGTATGGATATTAATAAGAAGATTTATATCAAGGATGAAGTATATGACTACAATGCCTTTCCTGATAGTTTTAATCTTTTGGCAAATCAGTATTCAAAGACAATCAATGTATATATCCGTGCAGATAAGCAACTGGCTTACCAAGATGTTATTTATCTTCTCAAAAGCATCAAAGAGGCAGGTTTTTCTAAGGTTTCTTTGGTAACAACAAATTAATGAAAAAAAAGAGTTTTTTTTATTTAACAGGAAGCTTTTCTTTTTTACTATATTTAGCAGTGGTATTTGCAATTTTTGGAATTATTAACCTAAAAAAAGCAGATAAATTTATTATTAAAGCAGATACACAGTTTGAGCAGACCTTACCAATAGAGGCTCTTGTGATTGATGAACCTGTAGTAAAAATTCCTAAAGCTGAAGTGCAACCTGAAGTGGAAAATGAAAATAATGAAGAAGAGTTGCAACTTCCTGGATTAAAAGATCTTTTTTCTGGTATTCCTGATTGGAGTAAGGATATTGAAAAGCAAAAGGAAGAACAAGAAAAGAGAAAGCAAGAAGCACAAAGAAGGGCTTATGAAGAAAAAAAGAGATACCAAGAAATGCTTAGACAGCAACAAGAAAGCATTAAGAATTTACAAACAAGCATACAAAGTACAAATCGAGCTTTAGAAAATATTAATGCTAGTATAGATATTAAGACAGAAATACCTCCAAATCAAGATAAGGGAATCCATGATGAATGGGTAGAAAAAATCTACAAGATTTTATATGAAAACTGGGATTTTTCTTTCTATCAAAAGACAATAATTAGTGTGTTGATTACTATTACAGATAATGGAGATTTTTCCTATAAAATTTTAAGATATTCACAATATGATGAGTATAATCAAAAAATAAAAGCTGTATTAGAAAAGCTAAAGGGTGTAAAAATGCCACCATATCCTCATAAAAAATTTATAAATGTAGAGGTAAATTTTAGATCAAAGGCTCAAGATGAATAAAATATTTTCAGTATTATTATTGGTTATTTGTGTTGCTTTTGGTGCAGACGCCACGATTGATTTAGTAAAGACTATTCAAAAAATTCCAACAATTCAGGTTACTTACTTTGATAATAAAAATGCTGAGCAAGCTTTAAAAGTCTATAAAATATTATTAGGTGATTTAAATATAAGTGGTCATTTTTCTGTACAAGAGGGAAAAAAAGGGAAAATAAAACCAAACTATATGGAATTTTTAGGAAATAAAATTGACCTATTAGTTAATATTGAAGCACAGCGCAATGATGAAGGTTTTAAGATTATTGTAAAACTTTTTGATATTAATGCGCAAAACTTAATACTGGATAAAGCATATATGATTGATGATGAGAAACTTTATCCTTTTGTAGCACATAAGATTGCAATTGACATTAATGATTATATAAAAGCACCTTCTATTGATTGGATGAGAAGATATGTGGTTTTATCTACCTATGTAGGACCCGGTAGGACAAATATTATGATTAGTGATTATACCTTAACCTACAAAAAGGTGATTATTAATGATGGATTGAATATATTCCCAAAATGGGCAAATAAAGAGCAGACAGAGATTTATTACACAAAGTTTGTCAATAATATGCCTACGATTATAAAATATAATGTTTATACAGGTGTGAGCACTGAGATAGAAAAAAGTAGTGGAATGGCGGTTGTATCAGATGTGAGCCAAGATTCAAATAAATTGCTTTTAACCTTAGCGCCTATGGGAGATCCAGATATTTTCCTATTTGACACTCAAACTAAACAAAAAACACAACTTACAAAGTATAGAGGGATAGATGTTTCAGGGAGCTTTGTTGAAAATGATGGCGCAATTATCTTTGTATCAGATCGACTAGGATACCCAAATGTCTTTTATAAGAGTTTAGAAGATGGTGCGCCAGTAGAGCAGGTTGTGTATCATGGAAGAAATAATAGTTCGGTTTCTTCTCACAAAGATTATGTAGTGTACTCTAGCCGAGAAACAAGTAATGATTTTGGTCCCAATACTTTTAACCTATATCTAATCTCTACTAAGAATGATTTTATTAGAAGATTAACAGCAAATGGAATTAATCAATTACCAAGATTCTCTTCTGATGGTGGTAGTATTATGTTTGTTAAGAATCAGACAAACCAAAGTGCTTTGGGGATTATTAGGCTAGATTATAATAAAACCTTTTTATTTCCTTTGGAAAATATTTACATACAATCCTTTGATTGGTAACTTATTGACTTATTTAGCTTATTTAAATACAATCTATAGTACTTCGAATTCTTAGAAAGGGCTTAATTTGAAAAAATTTTTTTTACCTCTTTGTATGGTTATCTTATTTCTTGGTTGTGCAAATAAAGCTATTATAAGTGATGATAATGCATTAGTTGATGAGGAGACCATCCGGCCGAATATGGTTGAAGCTCCAGAGGAGACTCCTGAGCCTAAAAAAATGTTAGAAGATGGCAGTATTATAGGAAGTGTACTTTTTGATTTTGACAAATTTGATATTAGGGCAGATATGCAAGCAGTTCTTGAGAGTAGTGTGAGTTTAATTGAAGAAAATCCTGATATGAAAGTTCTTATCGAGGGAAATACGGATGAATTTGGGAGTGATGAGTATAACTTTGCACTGGGAAATAGAAGAGCTTTAGCAGTGAAGACTGCTCTAATTACAAGAGGTATTGATAAGGCTGATATAGATGTTGTTTCACTTGGAAAGACAAAACCAGTTTGCGTGGAAAAGACTGTAGAATGCTATCAAAAAAATAGGAGAGGA
Coding sequences within it:
- the atpA gene encoding F0F1 ATP synthase subunit alpha, with product MVKLKPEEISNIIKERIENFDIEVDIAQTGKVIAYADGVAKVYGIKDVMSYEMVEFETGDKGLASNLEEGSVGVIVLGSGKDIKEGVSVKRLGKLMKVPVGDGVVGRVINVLGEPIDGKGAIDAKEYRFVEQKAPGIMERKSVHEPLQTGLKAVDALVPIGRGQRELIIGDRQTGKTTVAVDTIINQKGQDVICIYVAIGQKESTVAQVVRKLEEHGAMEYTVVVNASASDSAAMQFLAPYTGVTIGEYFRDNARHALIVYDDLTKHAVAYREMSLILRRPPGREAFPGDVFYLHSRLLERAAKVSDAKGAGSLTALPIIETQAGDVSAYIPTNVISITDGQIFLETDLFFSGIRPAINVGLSVSRVGGAAQIKATKQVAGTLRLDLAQYRELQAFAQFASDLDETSRKQLDRGQRMVEILKQEPYSPLPIEKQVVIIYAGSKGFLDDIAVDKVVAFEKGLYSFIESKKPEIFENIRNKKALDSEIESSLQAVIEEFKVSFGN
- a CDS encoding OmpA family protein, yielding MKKFFLPLCMVILFLGCANKAIISDDNALVDEETIRPNMVEAPEETPEPKKMLEDGSIIGSVLFDFDKFDIRADMQAVLESSVSLIEENPDMKVLIEGNTDEFGSDEYNFALGNRRALAVKTALITRGIDKADIDVVSLGKTKPVCVEKTVECYQKNRRGDIRLLKR
- a CDS encoding biopolymer transporter ExbD codes for the protein MDNNLIDWEEKPELNITPLVDIMLVLLAILMVTTPAVVYKEDISLPKGSKASKVSQDDKLEIRMDINKKIYIKDEVYDYNAFPDSFNLLANQYSKTINVYIRADKQLAYQDVIYLLKSIKEAGFSKVSLVTTN
- the tolB gene encoding Tol-Pal system protein TolB, giving the protein MNKIFSVLLLVICVAFGADATIDLVKTIQKIPTIQVTYFDNKNAEQALKVYKILLGDLNISGHFSVQEGKKGKIKPNYMEFLGNKIDLLVNIEAQRNDEGFKIIVKLFDINAQNLILDKAYMIDDEKLYPFVAHKIAIDINDYIKAPSIDWMRRYVVLSTYVGPGRTNIMISDYTLTYKKVIINDGLNIFPKWANKEQTEIYYTKFVNNMPTIIKYNVYTGVSTEIEKSSGMAVVSDVSQDSNKLLLTLAPMGDPDIFLFDTQTKQKTQLTKYRGIDVSGSFVENDGAIIFVSDRLGYPNVFYKSLEDGAPVEQVVYHGRNNSSVSSHKDYVVYSSRETSNDFGPNTFNLYLISTKNDFIRRLTANGINQLPRFSSDGGSIMFVKNQTNQSALGIIRLDYNKTFLFPLENIYIQSFDW
- a CDS encoding F0F1 ATP synthase subunit delta, whose amino-acid sequence is MLNTIAKRYAKAVLGVLDSKELETLLQKLEIILFALKEAKFLDMMESPYIDFKTKQKILFDIAKVDEEKIQNLLSLILENKRIRVLPYLYEELQYFLNEKNKTYQGVIYAKEMLDSESVAKIQNKLAKHLNVTLELSCQELQRDEISLVVQGLGVEISFSNQRFLEGLKSHILKAI
- a CDS encoding TonB C-terminal domain-containing protein, with the translated sequence MKKKSFFYLTGSFSFLLYLAVVFAIFGIINLKKADKFIIKADTQFEQTLPIEALVIDEPVVKIPKAEVQPEVENENNEEELQLPGLKDLFSGIPDWSKDIEKQKEEQEKRKQEAQRRAYEEKKRYQEMLRQQQESIKNLQTSIQSTNRALENINASIDIKTEIPPNQDKGIHDEWVEKIYKILYENWDFSFYQKTIISVLITITDNGDFSYKILRYSQYDEYNQKIKAVLEKLKGVKMPPYPHKKFINVEVNFRSKAQDE
- the atpC gene encoding ATP synthase F1 subunit epsilon, whose product is MDTLMVSIITPYGKIFDGMVTSMTLPGFDGEFGVVEGHSDLLSLLKTGTIEIVRGDQRDLVAINWGYAKIQSNQVDVLVDNAVLISENKGDINLAIQNAKKLLEESSNDKIAISSVVSRIDKYSSVKGM
- the atpG gene encoding ATP synthase F1 subunit gamma — protein: MGNNLKEIRKKITSVQNTQKTTRAMKLVSTSKLKKAEEMARQSRLYAQKLNEVFDDLVSKIHSRGLDSINSKYFLKSKDRKVKVIDIIVVTSDKGLCGGFNAVTIKEAMRLKAHYQSQGIEVRIRGIGKKGIAYFTFNNVEVLDKVVGLSASPSYEAASQFIFNVVEDFLEDRTDEIIILHNGFKNMLSQELKSRAVLPLNLDVYKKEVENVNLSIEPDDEEDKVLEDLAKKYFEFNMYYALIDSLAAEHSARMQAMDAATNNAGELVKNLTISYNKARQEAITTELVEINAGVEAMK
- the atpD gene encoding F0F1 ATP synthase subunit beta, with amino-acid sequence MKGKITQVIGPVIDVDFDGYLPAINEALDVKYSVEGEEKNLVLEVAAHLGDNRVRTIAMDMTEGLTRGQEVVARGKMIEVPVGEQVLGRIFNVVGEVVDGGEPLKDVQTWPIHREAPNFESQSTKTEMFETGIKVIDLLAPYSKGGKVGLFGGAGVGKTVVIMELIHNVAYKHSGYSVFAGVGERTREGNDLYHEMKEGGVLDKVALCYGQMNEPPGARNRIAFTGLTMAEYFRDEKGLDVLMFIDNIFRYAQSGAEMSALLGRIPSAVGYQPTLASEMGRLQERITSTKKGSITSVQAVYVPADDLTDPAPASVFSHLDAKTVLNRKIAEKGIYPAVDPLDSNSRILDPQIVGEEHYKVATSIQQILQKYKDLQDIIAILGMDELSEEDKKVVERARKIEKFLSQPFFVAEVFTGSPGKYVTLEETLEGFKGILEGKYDHIPENAFYMVGNIQEAVEKAEKMKSA
- a CDS encoding F0F1 ATP synthase subunit B translates to MKIIISFFLLFSTLVFATAVDLSQTDMLERTINFVIFIAILWYFFAAKAKDFFASRREKIAERLSEVQERLKVAKNDKEHALRKLEEAREKANEILEVAKKEAYVIAQKIEEQSSIDIETMRKNTEVLMEFEQRKMQKEVVEEVLHEVFSQNQLNTAEYINILERKVV
- a CDS encoding MotA/TolQ/ExbB proton channel family protein — its product is MLSLEGFIHNSSLISLLVLLWLSIYFIVTFWIFFYKFFLLKTAFNKEKDSLDAILTGKAMTPSDSLFQKITKKPSKELLLVWRSQVQKRISTGLVVLSIISSTAPFIGLFGTVVEILDAFGRLGSGGQVAFDVIAPVISQALIATAAGILVAIPAYSFFLMLKRKAYDISVFVQMQIDILSTEKRTAIDKGVNIGQ